Genomic window (Corallococcus exiguus):
TGTCCTCTCCTTCATCCGCTCCTTCTTGGCCGCTGCCTCAAGCCCCGCGCTCGCCTCCTCCGCACCTGCTTGAGGGACCAGAAATGGCCGCAGTTTGGCGCCTGGAGCGAAGACGCCGTGGAACCTCGTGAGGTTTGCCCGAGGCGGAGGCACCAGGGACGCCAGGCGACGCAGCAACTCCAACCCGGTGAGGAGGAGGTGCGTGGTGCCGTCCGGCAGCGGTCGCTTCATCCGATAGGCGATGCGGCCGTCCTCCGCTCGTGACAGCCGCTCCAGCGCCAGCGCACCGCGCGCCCCGTAGCGGCATCGCCGTTCCAGTCCCTGCCTGTCGTTGGCATGCAGGTGCGTGTTGGCGTGCAGGGAGAAACCCTCCAGCAAGGCGCATCGCGGCTGCTTGTTGGGAGGGGGCCGGACGTCCACCTCCGTCCAGCGCAGCCGTTGCTGCAGGGAGTGCGCCTGGTACGCCTGCAGCGCGTCCTCAGGCCCTTGCGCGGGCAGGGCCCCTCTTTTCTCCAGCAGGCGCAGCACCCGGTGACGCACCACCTTCAGCAGCCCCTTCTCCTTCTGCAGTACCCATCGCACCCGGTGCGGAAAGGACAACGTCCACTGACGGTAGGGCACGTGCGGCAGCACCCGCTCCACCAGGTGCACCGCCGTCACCTGCGCCCGCTTCGCGTTGCAGGAGGGGCACACCCCTCGCCCCTTGCACGAGAAGGCGACGAGCAGTTCGTCCTTACAACTCTCGCAGCGCACCCTCGCGAATCCGTGCACCAGCACGCCGCACTCCAGGTACCTGGCGAAGTCCCGCTCCACGTACCGGGGCAGGCCGCGCCCCACGTCGCTCGCCTCCGCCAGCAGCGTGGCAAGGTTCTCCCTCACCGCCTCGTACAGCACCGTCCCCTCCGGCTGCCTCCGCCGGTACGCCCACCCCCGCTCCTCCACCTGCCCCTCCCCAGCTCCACCTCGCCAGGCCACACGCTACCGTCAGCCTCCCACGGGCTTCTCGTGAGCCCTGCGAGACTGGGGACTCGGGCCGCTCGCGTCCGTGAGCGGGTTGACCCTGGTGGGCCGCATGTGCCCCCAGTGTGCCCCTCCAGCGGGGCTGAGAACGGGACAAGACAGGATGGGGCGGCACAAGAACCGACGTGAGCTAACGGCGATAGCGGGTAACAGCGCGTCCTGCCTGGGGTTTGCAATCGCCTTGCCCACGGGTTCAAGTCCCGTACTCCTCGCCACTGAGAAGGGCCCGGAATCGAAAGGTTCCGGGCCCTTCGCTTTTCCAGCGCCCCTCGGGACGTCCCGGACCGGCAATCGAACGGAGGGGCAGGCGTACACCTCGCGTCCCACCTCCTTCCTTCGGTGAACCCATGCGCCCTTCCCTGTCCCGCCTCGTGCTCGCGGCCATCCTGTTCATCCCGGGAGGTGCGGCCCTCGCGGCGGAGGGGACGAAGAAGCCCGCCACGCAATGGTTGGCCAGCCCTGCTCAGGCGACCCGCGCGGCGCGAGTGGAGGCAGGCCTGGCCCCGGTCGTCATCGAAGGTGAGAAACCCCAGAGCCTGACGCTCCCGCAGTGGATGGCGCTGTACCGGATCCCCGGGCTGAGCATCGCCGTCTTCGACAAGCACTCCATCGTCTGGGCCAGGACCTATGGCGTGAAGGAGGCGGGTGGCTCGGAGCCCGTCACCCTGGAGACGCTGTTCCAGGCGGGCTCCATCAGCAAGCCGGTGACCGCCCTGGCGGCGCTGCACTTCGTCGAGGCCGGCAAATGGTCGCTCGACGAGAACATCAACGACAGGCTGCGCTCTTGGAAGGTCCCCGAGAACGACTTCACGAAGGAGCAGAAGGTCACCCTGCGCCGGCTGCTCAGCCACAGCGCGGGGACGACCGTGCATGGCTTCCCCGGATACTCCGTCGACGCTCCCATGCCCACGCTGGTGCAGGTGCTGGAGGGCGTGGCGCCCGCGAACACCGGCCCGGTTCGCGTCGACCTCATCCCCGGGACGAAGACGCGCTACAGCGGCGGGGGTACGTCCATCGTCCAGCTGATGATGGTGGATCAGCTCCAGAAGCCGTTCCCCCAGGTGATGCGGGAGACCGTGCTGAAGCCGCTCGGCATGAGCAGCAGCTCCTACGAGCAGCCCCTGCCTCCGGTCCTCTCCGCCAGGACCGCGACCGGGACGTACTCCAGCGGGAAGAGCGTCGCGGGCCGCTGGCACGTGTACCCGGAGATGGCCGCGGCCGGACTGTGGACCACGCCGTCCGACCTCGCGCGGGCCGCCCTCGAGGTGTCCAACGCGAAAGCGGGGAAGTCCAAGCGCGTGCTGTCGCAAGCAATGACGAAGCAAATGCTGACGCTGCAGTCGGAGCGGTTCGGGCTGGGCTTCCAGGTGGAACCCGGCACCGACCGCTTCTGGCACGGAGGCGCGGACGAAGGCTTCCAGGCCGCGTTCATGTCCTTCGGTGACACGGGCAGCGGCGTGGTTGTCATGGCCAACTCCGACAACGGCTTCCTGCTCTTCGACCGCCTCATCGCCAGCGTCGCGGCCGAGTATGCCTGGACCGCTTTCAAGCCCGAGCCCGTGTCGCCGTCCGCCCAGGTGGATGTGCTCACGCGGTTCAAGGGCGTCGACACGGCGCTCGCCTGGTACACCGCGAAGCATCGCGAGGGCATGAAGGGCCTGGAGTCGGGGCAGCTGAACCAGCTCGGCTACCGGTTGCTGAGCGACGGCAAGGGCTCGGAAGCGGTGCGGGTGTTCGAAGCGAACGTGAAGCTCTTCCCGACGGATGCGAATGCCTTCGACAGCCTGGGCGAGGCACAGCTCCAGCTGGGACTGAAGGAAGAGGCCATCGCGAGCTACAGGAAGTCACTCGCACTGGACGCGGGCAATGCCAATGCGGTGAAGGTCCTCGAGAAGCTTGGCGTGCCCACCGGAAAGTGAGCGCAGGGCCAGCACCCGCTGCTTGAGGGCTGAGGCAGCGATTGCAGCATCTGCAGCCCTTTGACATCCCGCGCAACTACAGCGAACCTGGAAAGATGAGATTTCCACATGCCTTCGCCCTGACTGTGTCCAGTCTCATTCTCGCCAGCCCGGCCTACGCGGCGCCCACCCAGAACAAGTTCGTCACCATCTTGTATGAGACGTGGGCGGACTATTGGCTGTCCATCTTCGGGCCGGCGAATACGTGGTGCCGGCTACCAGCCCCCTACGACGCGAGCTGCCCGGTGGCGGATCAGTCGGTGGCGGAGTGCCCGTACACGTCCTTCCACTGGTGGGGTGCGCCCGCGCTGTTCAACGGGGACATCAACCAGTACCGCTTCCGCAAGGCGGACGGCACCGCGAACAACGCGCTCATCGACAATCACGCGAGCCTCCTCGCCGCCGCCGGAATCGACTTCATCACCATCGACTACTCGAACAGCAACCTCGTGGACTCGCGTTTCAACAACGCCACCCTCACACTGCTGACACGCTTTCGAGACCGGATGGCCGCGGGCCAGGCCACACCGAAGGTGGCCTTCTTCAACTCGGGGAGTTCGCACTCGACCCTCTACAACACGTTCTACACGGCGTTCCCCGCCAGCCTCTTCTTCCACGTCGGCGGCAAGCCGCTCCTGATGTCCAATGACTGCACCGGAGCGCCCCAGTTCACGTGCAAGCCCATCGCGGGACTGCAAAACAGCACCGCCACCTGGTCGTTCAAGGAGCGCACGCCGCAGCCGTACTACTCGAGCAACGGGTGGCCCGAGGAGATCTCCGTGGTGCCGGCGACCCAGGCGGACTACATCAACAGCTGCCTCGGCAATGCGCTGGGACGCCGTGGTGGGGCCACCCTGAACGAGCAGTGGTCGAGCGTGACGGGCACCAACCCCACCTACGTCTTCGTGACCGGCTGGAACGAGTGGGGCTCGCAGAACGTGAACCCCGGCAACCTGTCCAGCCCGTATCCGCGCCTGCGCCCGCTCCTGACCGACGAGTGGAATCCGGAGTTCTCATCGGACTTCGAGCCGATGTCTGGCGGGCATGGCACGTTCTATTACGACCAGCTCAAGGCGAAGGTGGCGCAGTACAAGCGCAATGCCCCGAACTTCGTGCTCCGGAGCATCAGCTCGGGCAACTGGTTGTTCAAGTACTACGCGGGCGGCAACGACCTCGGGGGCTCGAACTTCACCACGACGTTCCCGTGGGCGGCCGGAAGCCAGTATCAGCCCATCACCGGCGACTTCGACAACGATGGGTACAGCGACATCGCCGTGCGAGATGTGCTCAACGGCGTGTGGCACTTCGCGCGGCGAATCTCTCCGTATGTGTACTCGCACACGGTGAGCTTCACCTGGGCCGCGGGCGCTCAATTCCAGCCCCTCGTCGCCGATTTCGATAACGACGGGCGCACCGACATCGGCCTGCGCGACACCACGACCGGCGCCTGGCACTTCGCCCGCCAGGTCGGGCCCTACACGTACGCGCACAACAACAGCTTCACGTGGGCGGCCGGGGGGAACTACCAGCCTTTCATTGGCGACTTCGATCAGAACGGCCGTACCGACATCGGGCTGCGCGATACCGCCAATGGCGTGTGGTACCTCGCGCACTGGGTCGCCCCCTACGCCTATTCGAACGCACTCACGTTCTCCTGGGCATCGGGTTCGAACTACCAGCCCATCACCGGCGATTGGGACGGAGACAGCAGGCAGGACATCGGCCTGCGTGACTCCACGACGGGAAACATCTTCCTGCTCAACAACAGCGGGACGTTCTCCTTCGGGAATCAGGAAACCTACAGAGGCCCCTCCGGCGGCGACTATCAGCTTCTCATCGCGCCGAATTCGCCGAACGGGCCGTGAGCCCCGGCACTGCCAAAGCGTAGGAGCGAGTTTCCCCAGGGGCCCGGCACTTCTCAAGCGAGGCCGGGGTGAGCGGTGAAGCTTTCGAGCCCCGGGGCCGAGAGGGCATGTCAGACCGGTGAGATGCAATCTCCTCGGCGGGGGCGAGCGGCTCTGGGGAAGGCGGACCCCTCTGACCCGCAGCGCCACGACATGAAACCTTGGAGGCTTGGGACTTGGAAACCCCTGGACGCAGATTCGGAAGCGCCGTGGTCATCGGCAGCAGCATGGCGGGGCTCTTGAGCGCGCGGGTGCTCGCGGACCACTTCGACAAGGTGACGCTGGTGGAGCGGGATGTCCGGGTGGAAGGGCCCGCCGCGCGCAAGGGTGTTCCGCAAGGGTCGCACATCCACGTGCTGTTGGACACGGGCCGACGCATCCTCGACAAGTACTTCCCGGACCTGTTCGAGCAGCTCCAGGTCCAGGGCGCCGAGTTCATCGACTCGAGTGGAGACCTCGCCTGGCACCACTTCGGGGTGTGGAAGCTGCGCCGCACCAGCGGCATCCCCGGGCTGTTGTGCACCCGGCCCCTGCTCGAGTGGAACGTCCTGCGCCGGGTGAAGGCGCGGCCCAACGTAGCGGTGCGCGACGGCTGCTCCATCGAAGGGCTCATCTCCGACGAGAAGGGCACGGGGCGCATCACGGGCGTCCGGGTCAAGACACCCCAGGGCGAGGAGTCGTGGGAGGCGGACCTCGTCGTGGATGCCAGTGGCCGGGGCTCGCGGATGCCTCAGTGGTTGGAAGCCATCGGCTACGCGCGCCCGGAGGAAGAGCAGGTCATCGTGGACCTTTCCTACACGACGTGCCTGCACGAGCCGCCGCCCCACTTCCAGAAGGAATGGAAGGCGCTCTTCCTCTATCCAAGT
Coding sequences:
- a CDS encoding transposase is translated as MEERGWAYRRRQPEGTVLYEAVRENLATLLAEASDVGRGLPRYVERDFARYLECGVLVHGFARVRCESCKDELLVAFSCKGRGVCPSCNAKRAQVTAVHLVERVLPHVPYRQWTLSFPHRVRWVLQKEKGLLKVVRHRVLRLLEKRGALPAQGPEDALQAYQAHSLQQRLRWTEVDVRPPPNKQPRCALLEGFSLHANTHLHANDRQGLERRCRYGARGALALERLSRAEDGRIAYRMKRPLPDGTTHLLLTGLELLRRLASLVPPPRANLTRFHGVFAPGAKLRPFLVPQAGAEEASAGLEAAAKKERMKERT
- a CDS encoding serine hydrolase translates to MRPSLSRLVLAAILFIPGGAALAAEGTKKPATQWLASPAQATRAARVEAGLAPVVIEGEKPQSLTLPQWMALYRIPGLSIAVFDKHSIVWARTYGVKEAGGSEPVTLETLFQAGSISKPVTALAALHFVEAGKWSLDENINDRLRSWKVPENDFTKEQKVTLRRLLSHSAGTTVHGFPGYSVDAPMPTLVQVLEGVAPANTGPVRVDLIPGTKTRYSGGGTSIVQLMMVDQLQKPFPQVMRETVLKPLGMSSSSYEQPLPPVLSARTATGTYSSGKSVAGRWHVYPEMAAAGLWTTPSDLARAALEVSNAKAGKSKRVLSQAMTKQMLTLQSERFGLGFQVEPGTDRFWHGGADEGFQAAFMSFGDTGSGVVVMANSDNGFLLFDRLIASVAAEYAWTAFKPEPVSPSAQVDVLTRFKGVDTALAWYTAKHREGMKGLESGQLNQLGYRLLSDGKGSEAVRVFEANVKLFPTDANAFDSLGEAQLQLGLKEEAIASYRKSLALDAGNANAVKVLEKLGVPTGK
- a CDS encoding FG-GAP repeat domain-containing protein, which gives rise to MRFPHAFALTVSSLILASPAYAAPTQNKFVTILYETWADYWLSIFGPANTWCRLPAPYDASCPVADQSVAECPYTSFHWWGAPALFNGDINQYRFRKADGTANNALIDNHASLLAAAGIDFITIDYSNSNLVDSRFNNATLTLLTRFRDRMAAGQATPKVAFFNSGSSHSTLYNTFYTAFPASLFFHVGGKPLLMSNDCTGAPQFTCKPIAGLQNSTATWSFKERTPQPYYSSNGWPEEISVVPATQADYINSCLGNALGRRGGATLNEQWSSVTGTNPTYVFVTGWNEWGSQNVNPGNLSSPYPRLRPLLTDEWNPEFSSDFEPMSGGHGTFYYDQLKAKVAQYKRNAPNFVLRSISSGNWLFKYYAGGNDLGGSNFTTTFPWAAGSQYQPITGDFDNDGYSDIAVRDVLNGVWHFARRISPYVYSHTVSFTWAAGAQFQPLVADFDNDGRTDIGLRDTTTGAWHFARQVGPYTYAHNNSFTWAAGGNYQPFIGDFDQNGRTDIGLRDTANGVWYLAHWVAPYAYSNALTFSWASGSNYQPITGDWDGDSRQDIGLRDSTTGNIFLLNNSGTFSFGNQETYRGPSGGDYQLLIAPNSPNGP